A stretch of the Mycolicibacterium celeriflavum genome encodes the following:
- a CDS encoding non-ribosomal peptide synthetase has product MGVGETGPASTESAPSPGPADRTVREEVAELLGVSPDDVDPDADLIASGLDSIRMMSLSGRWRKQGIDVNFAALAENPTVAAWSALVSGRSNGGGPDRLAEPAHQGDENEPFPLAPMQHAMWLGRNDDQQLGGVAAHLYVEFDGAGVDPERLQAAATKLVARHPMLRVEILPDGTQRIGERGLPVTVHDLRDLDPEAAEQRLEAIRHDKSHQILDGDVLELSLSLRPDGRTRLHVDMDMNAADAVSYRKFMADLAVFYRGGDLPRLGYTYREYRAALTAADPGPSAEDLQWWAERIPELPESPALPLIPPAEQRDPRRSVRLWHIFDVATRDALFAAAHRRGITPAMAVAASYANALARWSSGPRFLLNLPMFGREPFHPDVEKLVGCFTSSLMLDIDLANTRTPAQRARAVQETLHNTARHWRYSGLSVLRDLGRHRGNQVLAPIVYTSALGLGDLFAGDVTDQFGAPVWTISQGPQVLIDAQATPLADGLMINWDVRVDAFRPGVADAMFAYHLAELSRLATDDAAWDAPDPPAVPEAQRAVRQAVNSAAAPPSGEAIHDGFFRKALVAPDAPAVFSRDGDLTYGELRNRALGVTAALRDNGVAPGDLVALIGPKCAEQIPAALGILAAGAAYLPIGADQPAERTARILDSSAVAAVLLCGGADTVHADVPVLTVAEATARATDVQPADVDPNALAYVLFTSGSTGEPKGVELAHDAVMNTVEFVTDHFGIDAGDRSLALASLEADMSVLEIFAMLRAGGAVVVVDEDQRRDPDTWARLIQQHGVTFLNWMPGWLDMLLEVGGDRLAGLRVVLLGGDWVRPELVRVLRRSAPGVRAAGLGGATETAVHGTICEVDDPPAHWTSVPYGTPLPNNACRVVAADGSDCPDWVPGELWFTGRGIASGYRGRPDLTAEKFVEHDGRTWYRTGDLVRYLPDGTLEFVGRVDHRVKISGYRIELGEVEAALKRVGGVDAAVAAVIPGERDVLAAVVRTDDAAVDARSVTAAMADLVPAHMIPKVIVVADRIPFTVNGKIDRQAVARLLADAELPEAQVYRAPATPLESALVAIVAEVLDIETGKVGVDDDFFALGGDSVLATQVIARVRDWLDTPTVLVTDMFAARRVAKLAERLIGREADTERLDAVAEVYLEVAEMDSAAVLSELESSA; this is encoded by the coding sequence AGAACCCGACCGTCGCGGCGTGGTCGGCGCTGGTGTCCGGCCGATCCAACGGCGGCGGCCCGGATCGGCTGGCCGAACCTGCGCACCAGGGCGACGAGAACGAACCGTTCCCGTTGGCGCCGATGCAGCACGCGATGTGGTTGGGCCGCAACGACGATCAGCAGCTCGGCGGGGTGGCCGCGCACCTGTACGTCGAGTTCGACGGCGCCGGGGTCGACCCGGAGCGGCTGCAGGCCGCGGCGACGAAACTCGTTGCCCGCCATCCGATGTTGCGCGTCGAGATCCTCCCGGACGGCACGCAGCGGATCGGCGAGCGCGGCCTGCCCGTCACGGTCCACGACCTGCGCGACCTGGACCCCGAAGCGGCCGAACAGCGCCTCGAGGCCATCCGGCACGACAAGTCGCATCAGATCCTCGACGGCGACGTCCTCGAGTTGAGCCTGTCACTGCGCCCGGACGGACGGACGCGGCTGCACGTCGACATGGACATGAACGCCGCGGACGCGGTGAGCTACCGCAAGTTCATGGCCGACCTCGCGGTGTTCTACCGCGGCGGCGACCTGCCCCGCCTCGGCTACACCTACCGCGAATACCGGGCCGCGCTGACCGCGGCGGATCCGGGCCCGTCCGCAGAAGACCTGCAGTGGTGGGCCGAGCGGATACCGGAGCTACCCGAATCGCCTGCGCTGCCGCTCATTCCGCCTGCCGAGCAGCGCGACCCCCGGCGCAGCGTGCGCCTGTGGCACATCTTCGACGTCGCGACCCGCGACGCCCTGTTCGCCGCTGCGCACCGCCGCGGGATCACGCCCGCGATGGCCGTCGCGGCGTCGTACGCGAACGCGCTGGCCCGCTGGTCGAGCGGTCCGCGGTTCCTGCTCAACCTGCCGATGTTCGGCCGTGAGCCGTTCCACCCCGACGTCGAGAAGCTGGTCGGCTGTTTCACGTCGTCGCTGATGCTCGACATCGACCTCGCCAACACGCGCACACCCGCGCAGCGTGCGCGGGCAGTGCAGGAGACGCTGCACAACACCGCCCGGCACTGGCGCTACTCCGGGCTCTCGGTGCTGCGCGACCTCGGCCGGCACCGCGGCAACCAGGTGCTGGCCCCGATCGTCTACACCAGCGCGCTCGGGCTCGGCGACCTGTTCGCCGGGGACGTCACCGACCAGTTCGGTGCCCCGGTGTGGACGATTTCGCAAGGGCCGCAGGTGCTGATCGACGCGCAGGCGACACCCCTCGCGGACGGCCTGATGATCAACTGGGATGTGCGCGTCGACGCGTTCCGGCCGGGCGTCGCGGACGCGATGTTCGCCTACCACCTCGCGGAGTTGAGCCGGCTCGCCACCGACGACGCCGCCTGGGACGCGCCGGATCCGCCTGCCGTGCCGGAGGCGCAGCGGGCCGTGCGGCAGGCGGTGAACAGCGCGGCGGCGCCGCCCAGCGGTGAGGCGATCCACGACGGCTTCTTCCGCAAAGCGTTGGTCGCCCCCGACGCGCCCGCGGTGTTCAGCCGGGACGGCGACCTGACCTACGGCGAACTGCGCAACCGCGCGCTCGGCGTCACCGCGGCGTTGCGCGACAACGGCGTTGCGCCCGGTGATCTGGTCGCGCTGATCGGGCCGAAGTGCGCCGAGCAGATCCCCGCGGCGCTCGGCATCCTCGCGGCCGGTGCCGCCTACCTGCCGATCGGCGCGGATCAGCCCGCGGAGCGCACCGCGCGGATCCTCGACTCGAGCGCAGTGGCCGCGGTGTTGTTGTGCGGCGGCGCCGATACGGTGCACGCCGACGTGCCGGTGCTCACCGTCGCCGAGGCGACCGCCCGCGCCACCGATGTGCAGCCCGCCGACGTCGACCCGAATGCGCTTGCCTACGTGCTGTTCACGTCGGGCTCGACCGGCGAACCGAAGGGGGTGGAACTGGCCCACGACGCGGTGATGAACACCGTCGAGTTCGTCACCGACCACTTCGGCATCGACGCGGGCGACCGCAGCCTGGCGCTGGCGTCGCTGGAAGCCGACATGTCGGTACTCGAGATCTTCGCGATGCTGCGCGCCGGCGGTGCGGTCGTCGTGGTCGACGAAGACCAGCGTCGTGACCCCGACACCTGGGCGCGGCTGATCCAGCAGCACGGCGTGACATTTCTGAACTGGATGCCCGGCTGGCTCGACATGCTGCTCGAGGTCGGCGGGGACCGGCTGGCCGGCTTGCGGGTGGTGCTGCTCGGCGGCGACTGGGTGCGTCCGGAACTCGTTCGGGTCCTGCGCAGGTCGGCGCCGGGAGTGCGGGCCGCGGGACTCGGCGGCGCGACCGAGACGGCCGTGCACGGCACGATCTGCGAGGTCGATGACCCACCCGCACATTGGACGTCGGTGCCCTACGGCACACCGTTGCCGAACAACGCTTGCCGCGTGGTGGCCGCCGACGGCTCCGACTGCCCGGACTGGGTGCCCGGTGAGTTGTGGTTCACCGGACGCGGCATCGCCAGCGGATACCGCGGGCGGCCCGACCTGACCGCCGAGAAGTTCGTCGAGCACGACGGCCGAACCTGGTACCGCACCGGCGATCTCGTGCGTTACCTTCCCGACGGCACGCTGGAGTTCGTCGGTCGTGTCGATCACCGGGTGAAGATCAGCGGTTACCGCATCGAACTCGGCGAGGTGGAGGCCGCGCTGAAGCGCGTCGGGGGAGTCGACGCCGCGGTCGCCGCGGTCATCCCCGGCGAACGCGATGTGCTGGCGGCGGTGGTGCGGACCGACGACGCCGCCGTCGATGCGCGATCCGTCACGGCGGCGATGGCCGATCTGGTGCCGGCGCACATGATCCCAAAGGTCATCGTGGTGGCCGACCGGATACCGTTCACCGTGAACGGCAAGATCGACCGTCAGGCCGTCGCGCGCTTGCTCGCCGACGCCGAACTGCCTGAAGCACAGGTCTATCGGGCGCCGGCCACCCCGTTGGAGTCCGCGTTGGTGGCGATCGTGGCCGAGGTGCTCGACATCGAGACCGGCAAGGTCGGCGTCGACGACGACTTCTTCGCTCTCGGCGGGGATTCCGTGCTGGCGACCCAGGTGATCGCCCGCGTCCGCGACTGGCTCGACACCCCGACCGTGTTGGTCACCGACATGTTCGCCGCTCGGCGCGTGGCGAAGCTCGCCGAGCGACTGATCGGCCGCGAAGCCGACACCGAGCGCCTTGACGCCGTGGCCGAGGTGTACCTCGAGGTGGCCGAGATGGACAGCGCCGCCGTGCTGTCCGAACTCGAATCCTCAGCCTAA
- a CDS encoding LLM class F420-dependent oxidoreductase codes for MDMAGVGVWSSQLRYGDQGEAAEAAAELEELGFTALWIPDVGGPVLDSVEHLLSSTKQAVIATGILNLWMHEPADVAARYASLTETHGERFLLGIGVSHAPLIDSREPGLYRKPLAATRAYLDGIDATPQPVPVGNRVLAALGPKMLELAATRSRGAHPYLVTPDHTRYAREQLGEGPLLMPEQTVLLTTDADEARALGTDWLRSYLALPNYANNLLRSGFTEDDVASVSDRLFNAIIAWGDEEAVLERVREHRDAGADHVCVQVLTADPQEFPRDQWRRLGAALG; via the coding sequence ATGGATATGGCCGGCGTCGGTGTGTGGAGTTCGCAACTGCGGTACGGCGACCAGGGCGAAGCGGCCGAGGCCGCCGCGGAACTCGAGGAACTCGGGTTCACGGCGCTGTGGATTCCCGACGTCGGTGGGCCCGTCCTCGATTCCGTCGAGCACCTGCTGTCGTCGACCAAGCAGGCGGTGATCGCCACCGGCATCCTGAACCTCTGGATGCACGAGCCCGCCGACGTGGCCGCCCGCTACGCATCGCTCACCGAGACACACGGCGAGCGGTTCCTGCTCGGCATCGGGGTGAGCCACGCTCCGCTGATCGACTCCAGGGAGCCGGGCCTGTACCGCAAGCCGCTGGCGGCGACCCGCGCCTACCTGGACGGAATCGACGCGACACCGCAACCGGTTCCGGTGGGCAACCGGGTGCTCGCCGCGCTCGGCCCGAAGATGCTCGAGCTGGCCGCGACCCGGTCGCGGGGTGCGCACCCGTATCTGGTCACTCCCGACCACACCCGCTACGCCCGCGAACAGCTCGGCGAGGGACCGCTGCTGATGCCCGAGCAGACCGTGCTGCTCACCACCGACGCCGACGAGGCGCGCGCACTCGGAACCGATTGGCTGCGTTCGTATCTGGCGTTGCCCAACTACGCCAACAACCTGTTGCGGTCGGGCTTCACCGAAGACGACGTGGCCTCGGTCAGCGACCGGTTGTTCAATGCGATCATCGCCTGGGGCGACGAGGAGGCCGTGCTCGAGCGGGTGCGCGAGCACCGCGACGCCGGCGCCGACCACGTCTGCGTGCAGGTGCTCACCGCCGATCCGCAGGAGTTCCCGCGCGATCAGTGGCGGCGTCTGGGCGCCGCCTTAGGCTGA